A genomic stretch from Malus domestica chromosome 15, GDT2T_hap1 includes:
- the LOC103401384 gene encoding protein RALF-like 34, producing MASPTATTLFLCSLLIFLHLGPQIQAQIDKTSLKLVAEALEWPTATMSPLYDELEEADDEDGEDLELDVENGYARRSLLWGRTKYYISYGALSANRIPCPPRSGRSYYTHSCFKARGPVRPYSRGCSRIALCRR from the coding sequence ATGGCTTCTCCAACTGCAACCACTCTTTTCCTCTGCTCCCTCCTCATTTTTCTCCATTTGGGTCCTCAAATCCAAGCTCAAATCGACAAGACCAGCTTGAAGCTAGTTGCGGAGGCTCTGGAGTGGCCGACCGCCACAATGTCGCCACTGTACGATGAGCTCGAGGAGGCAGACGATGAGGACGGCGAGGACTTGGAACTGGACGTGGAAAACGGGTACGCTCGCAGATCTCTACTCTGGGGGAGGACGAAGTACTACATTTCGTACGGCGCGCTGTCGGCGAATCGCATCCCCTGCCCGCCGCGGTCAGGGAGGTCTTATTACACCCACAGCTGCTTCAAAGCCAGAGGCCCAGTTCGTCCTTACTCCAGAGGATGCTCTAGGATCGCTCTATGCAGACGATGA